AAAGGCTTAAGAAggtcatctaaaattatatgaTGATGAAACACCCAAGACTTTGCAGCATCTGGTTAGGAAGAGATAAGAGCATGTTCAGCCCTGTCTTATCTTAAGACTTACTTTAAATGTCACATCAGTTTTCTACtaacttttaataattttttatgcgCTAAGACTTGTTACAAACTCAATTAAATTTTTCTCTTCACCCCTAAGACTCAATTAAGATTTATCAATACATGTACATGACATCACTCACTTTTAGGATGACATCACCCATGTGAGTGTCCAAGTCTtaaattgagtcttgaaaaaccAAGACTCTAATTAAGACTTTATTAAGACAAAGGGAAATAAATAGGTGAAATTATGGAAGTCTTGTCTTAAGATAATATTGATGATGTCATCCCAAGTCTTAAAACTTAGGGCTGATCTAGCTCTAACCAATGGAAAAGAACTTGTGTTAACATTAATGATCACATCATTGTTAAGTGTTAACGAAACCACCACGGAAAGCGACGTCCAAGACGAAGACAAAGAAGccgcaatcaattcattcttaGCTGAAATTTCGGTTTTACACCACCACTTGCAAATCCTATATAGGGATTAGGGGGTCGAGGGTCTGGCCCAAGCCCAGTAAAAGACCaaataattttagttaaaaAGCCCAAATCCTAAGACTGAGCGTCTGAGCTCGCGCAGTCACATGCTGGTTCGCTGACACATTACCAAAAAGTCCAAACATACTATAGGATTGCGTTTACGTAGGATTGTAGGAATGGTAGCGAGGATCCTAACCAGACCTTGTTAGACTTTACACTAAAATTTGGATATGGATCTTAACTTTTTAGATCCTATAGGTCAAGGTAGGTCAAGGGTAGGATACAGGCAGTGCCGGGGTTAAAATTACGCCGCAGTTGCGGGCCCTGTGCAATTTCTTAAAATGGGCCTCcgattcattattttaatcaTATTCAGCTtttattaaacaaaaaaaaacttaacTATAATATTCTCTAGATATATTCCGTaatctattactccctccgtctctttttgttttttacgtattccattttgggtgtttcattttgttctttacatttccttttatattatcacataatacattaatattctatcaaaatttgtgcccaaatattattttaaccaattaaatccattggacattaaatatttctcattttcccaatgtcagatttttgataaaagtgaaaacattataaataaacgtaatttatcttgtttaaataaaaaagtagAGGAATATCAATGCACATTAAATAGTCGTTAAATCGCGTAAAAACCAtgaaacgtaaaaaacaaaaagagacggagggagtaattgggAGATGAAagttttttgggaaattggatgaGAAGTTTGGTAAATGGTTAAATTGAATGAGTCGACATTGTTGTTTTCctatgtactccgtattaaaacaaaaaaaagaaaacaatacCTACAATGTTCACTAGATATATTCCGTAATCCTTTAATTTGGGAGATGTAAGTATTTTGGAAAATTGCACATTGTTTTCTCCGtatttaaaaaaatacaaaaaaaagaaaacaaaaacatcaAAGAGACAACAACATTTATACGTGTTGCAGGAATCGAATCCAAGACCAATGACATCTAACTCAAATCCTTAACCAATACTCCAACTTTACTTTTGTGTATATTTGAGAAGTTAATTGCATTATATCTTAAATTTAAATTGGGGGCCCTGTTCTGTCGCGCACCCGCGCCGCCCCAGAATCGGGCCTGGATACAGGGGCGGTGCCAGTAAGAGttcagtgggttcaactgaaTTAAAACTCTActttgtagagttttattaaaactctagaggatccggactcGGTTGGTTTTGGAGACATCTATTTTAAGTAAGCAGCTTGATTTGATGAACAATGGCACTAATGTCCTGCTTCAGATTTTGGAATTGCCTAAAGTTCTGTTCTCGCCAAAGAAAATACAGAATTAGACTATTTCAGATCTAAACGGCCAAGAAAACTAAAACCCTAGAAGACGAGTGGAAAGAGAAaaaaagggagagagagagagggggctTGTTTGACTCTACTGTACGACCATTACCATCTTTAATTACAAATCCATAAGAAAATGACTAATAAATATAAACTCCTTACTGTACAAAAAACTATTATCCTTGAGCATGAACCATCAAGCATAAGCCCCCTTTTGCTTTCGAAGTTTAGCAAACAATGGCATACATGATCATCATCACATTGATCATTTCTTTTGTATTCTTTTGCTGCTTCTTTCGCAACAAAAATGGTCTTCCAACAAACTGGCCTCTTGTTGGAATGCTTCCCGCACTTCTTATAAACACTCACAGAATCAACGATTTCATAATTGAACTCATGCAAAACTCTGATCTCAATTTCCATTTAAAAGGCCCTTGGTTCACCAACATGAATTTTCTATTCACTGTTGATCCCACCAACATTAACCATGTTTTAAGCAAGAAATTTGAAAATTATGTCAAGGGCGCCAAGTTAAATGAAATTCTCGAACCCCTTGGAGAAGGAATGTTTAATACAGATTCTTCTCTATGGCGTTATCATCGAAATGTGGCTCAATCTTTCTTCAACCATCCCAAATTCCACCATTTTTTGGTCGATGTTACTTGGAAAAAAGTAAAAAGTTTATTTTCATGCTGCATTATGTGAAGCATTGAGGTTGTATCCTCCTATAGCATCAAACCTCAAAACACCAACTGAGCCAGATATCCTTCCAAGTGGACATAGAGTGAATCCAAATATACAAATTGTTTTTCACGCGTATGCAATGGGAAGGATGAAATCGATATGGGGAGACGACTGTAACGAGTTTAAGCCTGAAAGATGGATATCGGAACAAGGGATGATCAAACATGAGCCGTCGTATAAGTTTTCTGTGTTCAGTTCTGGGCCGAGGATTTGCATGGGGAAACAGATGGTTTTCACCCAAATGAAGATTATTGCTGCGATTATTATACAAAACTATCATATCATATAGAGTTAAAAGAAACTAAACATGTTCCTAAAGCTGGTTTGGTACTTCATATGAAAAATGAGTTTAAGGTTAAGGTTTTTCCGTTACCAAGTGTTTCGGGGTTGAAACGATAGTAGGAGCGTCCTTGGTATCTTGGGTTCCGGTCTCGTgcggtgcctgcaagatgaactccgggccaagggggggtccccgaggcggagcctccgacgctcaagtcagtacaattgatgtataaaatgagttgtttaggggagagagagtatggtggcttctctagggttagagaatgaccccttttaccttgccctttgaggggtatatatagtgccttgttgggcctttgaggtcttgtaagggatattgggcttgaatggattttattggcttttgagttaaaatggtgggcccattttaacaccccaacaaatgccccccagacccaattctatttgaaaaatgggttgggttttgattttgatcactTCCAAGTGAAAGTCAATTTCAGCTTAGAATTTTaacctcggctcggattgtaacatcggttcgagttgtaatctcggctcggattttaccttcggttttttaccttcggatttttaccttcggctcggttttatccttcggatttttaccttcggctcgattttatccttcggatttttaccttcggctcggttttatccttcggatttttatcttcggatttttaccttcggctcggttttatccttcggatttttaccttcggctcgggtttatccttcggattttcaccttcggctcggttttatccttcggatttttaccttcggatttttaccttcggctcggttttatcctttggatttttaccttcggctcggttttttccttcggatttttaccttcggattttaccttcggctcggactgtaacatcgattcgagttgtaatctcggagcgatttttaacctcgctcttcaaatccggagatctgtttaagaacgtgcttctaaaatcggctcggattgtaacatcggttcgagttgtaatctcggagcggctttttaccttcggctcggattgtaacatcgatccgagttgtaatctttgagtgatttttaacctcgttcttcaaatccggagatctgtttaagaacgtgcttctaaaatcggctcggattgtaacatcggttcgagttgtaatctcggagcggctttttaccttcggctcggattgtaacatcgatacgagttgtaatctttgagtgatttttaacctcgttcttcaaatccggagatctgtttaagaacgtgcttctaaaatcggctcggattgtaacatcggttcgagttgtaatctcggagcggctttttaccttcggctcggattgtaacattggttcgagttgtaatctttgagcgatttttaacctcgttatTCAAATCCGTAGACTTGTTCGGAGACTTGCTACACAATTTTGATCTTCAATATTTGATGTATTTATGTTTGTCAAACATGAATTTATAATTCGTTTTGAACATGATGAACAATTTGAGGTGTATGCTCTTGCAAAATGACTTAGAAATTTAGACAATGTCTGCCAAATTAAGTCTCCAAGAATCTTAGCATTTTATCAAATTAATCAAGTCAAGTAAATTATTAATGTTGACAAGAAATATAGTACAAAGCTTAAATAAATAGAATACTTAGCTTTGAGGTTGGGCCACTCAGTTTTTGTATTTAGACCAGATTGAGTCAGTTTGTTCGGCCCATTGTATTGCTCGGCCATCCTTAGCAAATGAGCTTCGGAACTGTCTGAACTGAGTTTTGGTGCTGAGCTAGGGAGCTGCTGACCCCGGCAGTAACTTTCAGGTACTGAGTTTAGCCTCGGGGACGAGGGCTCGGACCGTGGCTCCACCTTCGGACGAGTTAACCTCGGCGGGCCAACTTCGGATCTCTGAGTACTTGCCTCGTGTGAGTTAACCTCGGAAGCGAAGCTATGCTCGGCATTGACCTCGGTACTGAGTTTGGACCTCGGGAAGCTCTTCGGGAGGTCACCTCGGGGTACCTTTGGCTAGTCTTTGAGGTATTTTGCCAAACACCTTGTGGGCGTCAACTAAAGTTGTAGTCATGAAGTTTCTCTTGTAGTAGCTTTCACGACCAAGTTGATTATTATGAACTCAACCATGAGGTAACTTCATTTCCATAGCCCAGTTGCAAGCTCAAAGCTGTGAAGTGTTTCACTTCTTCGTATGCTCTTTCAACATACATAATTCGCTCTGACCTCCGATGGGCTGACCTCGCCGGGTCAACCTCGGGAGTTCGGACCTCGGGAGCATGATCTCGGACCTCGGTACTAAGCTCTTGGAGCTGGTGTGCTTGATTTCGGCACTAACCTCATCAATCGAGCTTCTGAACTGAGTTTTGGAAGGCTGACATTCATTCCGGCATTTTGACGAACACCTTGTGGGCATCAACTGAAGCTGTTGTCATGGAGTATCTTTGTAGTAGCTTCCACTTTGTCTACGGTCAGCCTCGGGAGGTTTTGGTCCAGACCCCGGGGAGACTTTTCTACTTCAGGAGATGAATTTCCACTTTTGATATGTCGGCCTGATGCTATATGTCAGCGATGAAGAGTAGTGATCCGTATGCTCGGATGCTACTTCTGGATAGAAATTGCACTCATACCCACAATTTAATGAGCTCTCAGTAGAGTTATGCCTCATTCTATTTTTGTGGGCCTTAGCTTGCATCTAGTCGCGTAGATGGTAAAATTGGAGCAAAGTATTCGTAGATGATAGGTGGTACATTGGTTGGCAAATTATTTATGCAAACCTTTGATATACTACTCTGCTTCTTGTACCCTCATCTTCTTTTTTGTTCCTTTTAGTTAGGAGCCAATTAATGCTCAATTCGGTGCTCCAGGAGCGTTTTATCATTTATTGCCTCGGCCGATCTAAAACACAATCAGGAAGGTTTTAACCTTTTTGAAGTGTAGACCATGCGGTCTCCGGAGTAGTTAGATCTTGGTCGAGCTTATATGGTTTTTTGTACCCATTTTTGTGGTTGAACACAGTAGCCATGAAAGAGTGGGTTTTCATGGGTTTTCGTACTcgtctccccacagacggcgccaaattgtttcggGGTTGAAACGATAGTAGGAGCGTCCTTGGTATCTTGGGTTCCGGTCTCGTgcggtgcctgcaagatgaactctGGGCCAaggggggtccccgaggcggagcctccgacgctcaagtcagtacaattgatgtataaaatgaggtgtttaggggagagagagtagggtggcttctctagggttagagaatgaccccttttaccttgccctttgaggggtatatatagtgccttgttgggcctttgaggtcttgtaagggatattgggcttgaatggattttattggcttttgagttaaaatggtgggcccattttaacacccaACACCAAGTATATGTGTACGATAAAGAATGATGATTGCTTTCAGCTACTAAGTACTAAGTATGTACGATAAATAATGATGATTATTTTCTTCGCACCTAGCTTGGTTCGAGATCAagaggtttaattaatttctttgttttatttttacaagaatatatatatttttttaatgagaTTTTATTATTGTAAGAGTACAATTAGCGACAGATCTTTGACTCTTCAAGTTGAAGATTCATTTTTTAGAATTGAAGCTAGAATTACgaagtatgtttttttttcttaatgaaCAAGGTCTATACAAATCGAAAAGAAAGATATATGTAACCTAATTAACTatgttggggtgttaaaatgggcctaccattttaacccaaaagccaataaaaccCACTAAAGCCCAATACCACCAACAAGGCCTCAAAAGGCCCAACAAGacactatatatacccctcaagGGGCAAGGTAAAAGGGGGTCATTCTCgaaccctagagaagccaccttactctctctcccctaaacacctcattttatacatcaattgtactgacttgagcgtcggaggctccgcctcggggaccccccttggcccggagtccatcttgcaggcaccgtacgAGGCCAGATCTCAAGACACCAAGGTCGCTCATACTatcgtttcaaccccggaaCAAACTATATATTTTAAATGCTTCTTAAATTTTAACCAATAGATCAAAATATTATTGAGCTCATTACATAGTTGAAAATGTTAAAAGATTTCAATTCCCCGGAAAATTAATCCTGGCCTTGGAGCGGTCCAACACGTATGTAGTTATGGAGATGTGAGCCATGATTACATGATTGCAGAAAAATATCTAAGATATTAAATATAATCCGATCCGTCCATGCAACGGTACGTCCTAGTTTATCATTTACGGAGTAACAATTTTCTTCCAACCTAACTTATTAGACAAGAAATTAATTTACATGGTCCATCACCATGGGGACATACTGACATAAGTTTACCATGTATCAATATCAGTGAATGTATATGGACATATGGTGACGATCTATAtcaatttatattttttgtgAAATACTCTGTAATAATTAAAACTTTCCGAAATGGAGATCGAACATGGGAAAATATTTAGCCGGtgcacgactatgttttttcttaaatataaatcacaaattgaAATCAAATCAAAGGAgctagtgtgaatagtgtcaaaacctcaattgtgtcatataaaaaAGAATAGAGAAAGTATATAACAATTACTCCATATTGATTAAGAATTGCTCCTAGCTAGGGTTGAAAGTGACAACGTATCTACCGTGTGTTTATCTAGTAATTAGTAAATGCATGCATAGTGATCTAGATCGAATTAGGTGGCGGCGAATTGAATAACGAATTTGTTGCATTGCATGCATGAGGCTATAAAAGGGGgtcctcttcttcatcatcattCATCAAACACATACAAATCaaaccaaataaaaataaaaataagaagaaaGTGCAAATAGTTTAAAATGGAGATGAAGAGGGCAGTGAGTTT
This sequence is a window from Spinacia oleracea cultivar Varoflay chromosome 1, BTI_SOV_V1, whole genome shotgun sequence. Protein-coding genes within it:
- the LOC110802360 gene encoding LOW QUALITY PROTEIN: noroxomaritidine synthase 2-like (The sequence of the model RefSeq protein was modified relative to this genomic sequence to represent the inferred CDS: deleted 1 base in 1 codon), which encodes MAYMIIITLIISFVFFCCFFRNKNGLPTNWPLVGMLPALLINTHRINDFIIELMQNSDLNFHLKGPWFTNMNFLFTVDPTNINHVLSKKFENYVKGAKLNEILEPLGEGMFNTDSSLWRYHRNVAQSFFNHPKFHHFLVDVTWKKVKVYFHAALCEALRLYPPIASNLKTPTEPDILPSGHRVNPNIQIVFHAYAMGRMKSIWGDDCNEFKPERWISEQGMIKHEPSYKFSVFSSGPRICMGKQMVFTQMKIIAAIIIQNYHII